In Mustela lutreola isolate mMusLut2 chromosome 1, mMusLut2.pri, whole genome shotgun sequence, one genomic interval encodes:
- the LOC131821786 gene encoding olfactory receptor 2AG1-like has product MEHWNSTLGSGFILMGILNDSGSPELLCATITVLYMLALTSNGLLLLVITVDSRLHVPMYFLLRQLSLMDLLFTSVVTPKAVMDFLLNENTISFVGCALQMFLALMLGGAEDLLLAFMAYDRYVAICHPLNYMVFMRPKVCWFMVATAWVLASISAFVYTVYTMHYPFCMSRKIRHLLCEIPPLLKLACADTSRYELFVYVLAVTFLMPPLFTIISSYALILCTVFRVPSSEGKQKALVTCSSHLMVVGMFYGAATFMYVLPSSLHSPKQDNIISLFYTVVTPALNPLIYSLRNKEVMGALKRVLGKYML; this is encoded by the coding sequence ATGGAGCACTGGAACTCCACCTTGGGAAGTGGCTTTATATTGATGGGGATTCTGAATGACAGTGGGTCTCCTGAATTGCTCTGTGCCACAATCACAGTCCTGTACATGTTGGCCCTGACCAGCAATGGCCTGCTGCTCTTGGTCATTACAGTGGATTCCCGGCTCCACGTGCCCATGTACTTCCTGCTCAGGCAGCTCTCACTCATGGATCTCCTCTTTACATCTGTTGTCACTCCCAAGGCTGTCATGGATTTTCTGCTCAATGAAAACACCATCTCCTTTGTGGGCTGTGCCCTTCAGATGTTTCTGGCATTGATGTTGGGTGGTGCAGAGGATCTGCTACTGGCCTTCATGGCCTATGACAGATATGTGGCCATTTGTCATCCTCTGAACTACATGGTCTTCATGAGGCCAAAGGTCTGCTGGTTCATGGTGGCCACAGCCTGGGTACTGGCATCCATAAGTGCCTTTGTTTATACTGTGTATACCATGCACTATCCCTTCTGCATGTCCCGGAAGATCAGGCACCTGCTCTGTGAGATCCCACCTTTGCTGAAGTTGGCCTGTGCAGATACCTCTAGATACGAACTGTTTGTGTATGTGTTGGCTGTAACCTTCCTGATGCCCCCTCTTTTTACTATTATTTCCTCTTATGCACTAATCCTGTGTACTGTATTTCGGGTGCCTTCAAGTGAGGGGAAGCAGAAAGCCCTAGTCACCTGCTCTTCCCACCTGATGGTGGTTGGGATGTTCTATGGAGCTGCCACATTTATGTATGTCCTTCCCAGTTCACTCCATAGCCCTAAGCAAGACAACATCATCTCTCTTTTCTACACAGTTGTCACTCCAGCCCTGAACCCCCTTATCTACAGCCTGAGGAATAAGGAAGTTATGGGAGCCTTGAAAAGAGTCCTGGGAAAATACATGCTGTGA
- the LOC131821790 gene encoding olfactory receptor 2D3-like: MGEENQTYVTEFVFLGLSQDPQTQVLLFFLFLIIYLLTVLGNLLIILLIHIDSRLHTPMYFFLRNLSFADLCFSTTTVPQVLVHFLVKRKTISFAGCSTQIFVLLLVGCTECALLAVMSYDRYVAVCKPLHYSTIMTHWLCVQLATGSWVSGAFVSLVDTTFTLCLPYTGNNIINHFFCEPPALLKLASTNTYSTEMAIFAMGVVILLAPVCLILVSYWNIISTVIQMHSGEGRFKAFSTCGSHLIVVVLFYGSAIFAYMRPNSKIMNERDKMISVFYSAVTPMLNPIIYSLRNKDVKGALRRVTARSSF; this comes from the coding sequence ATGGGAGAAGAAAACCAAACCTATGTGACTGAATTTGTCTTCCTGGGCCTCTCACAAGATCCACAGACACAAGTcctgctctttttcctttttctgatcaTCTACTTGCTGACAGTACTGGGAAATCTGCTTATCATTTTGCTCATTCACATAGACTCTAGActccacacacccatgtactttttccttaGAAACTTGTCCTTTGCTGATCTCTGTTTTTCTACGACCACAGTGCCCCAGGTGCTTGTCCACTTTCTCGTAAAGAGGAAAACCATTTCTTTCGCTGGATGCTCAACACAGATATTTGTTTTACTTCTAGTTGGGTGTACAGAATGTGCATTGCTGGCGGTGATGTCCTATGACCGTTATGTGGCTGTCTGCAAGCCCCTGCACTACTCCACCATCATGACACATTGGTTATGTGTCCAACTGGCCACAGGGTCCTGGGTCAGCGGAGCGTTTGTGTCTTTGGTGGACACCACATTCACACTGTGTCTGCCCTACACAGGGAACAATATTATCAACCATTTTTTTTGTGAACCTCCTGCCCTCTTGAAGCTGGCTTCAACAAATACCTACAGCACAGAAATGGCCATCTTTGCAATGGGTGTGGTCATCCTCTTAGCTCCTGTCTGCCTGATCCTTGTCTCCTACTGGAATATTATCTCCACAGTAATCCAGATGCATTCTGGGGAGGGGAGGTTCAAGGCTTTCTCTACCTGTGGCTCCCATCTCATTGTTGTTGTCCTCTTCTATGGATCAGCAATATTTGCCTACATGAGGCCAAACTCCAAGATAATGAATGAAAGGGATAAAATGATCTCTGTGTTCTACTCAGCAGTGACACCCATGCTGAACCCCATCATTTACAGTCTGAGAAACAAGGATGTCAAAGGGGCTCTCAGAAGAGTGACTGCAAGATCATCTTTTTGA